The Heyndrickxia vini genome contains a region encoding:
- a CDS encoding radical SAM protein produces MPNRPYTYYDLTISICSKCLRKVEAKIIFENENVYMVKTCMKHGREKVLISTDIDYYKWCRDFIKPSEMPHRWNTPIKYGCPYDCGLCPDHEQHSCLTLLEITERCNLKCPICYAESSPQKGTFRSLEQIEFMLNAIVENEKEPDIIQISGGEPTIHPQFFEILDLVKSKPVKHIMVNTNGLKIANDKEFVKRLATYLPGFEIYLQFDSFEADALKELRGVDLTKIRQKAIERLNEYNISTTLVVTLKKGLNDHEVGKIIQYGLEQKCVRGVTFQPIQSAGRLEDFNPEADRLTLSEVRQMIIDQSSVFGEKDIVPVPCHPDSLAMGYAFKKNGLVTPLTGMIDHNILLEGERNTIVFEQDENIRNMIFNLFSLNHSPSSSALSFKDLLCCLPKVDIPGDIGYDNVFRVIIMQFQDAYNFDVRSVKKSCVHIAHPDGRIIPFDTYNLFYRDEKEQELKKIQEEIMSTR; encoded by the coding sequence ATGCCAAATAGACCGTATACCTATTATGATCTAACTATCAGTATTTGCTCTAAGTGTTTAAGAAAAGTAGAAGCAAAGATAATTTTCGAAAATGAAAACGTTTATATGGTTAAAACATGTATGAAACATGGAAGAGAAAAGGTGTTAATTTCAACGGATATCGACTATTACAAATGGTGTCGAGATTTTATCAAGCCGTCCGAAATGCCGCATCGCTGGAATACTCCAATAAAATATGGATGTCCCTATGATTGCGGTCTCTGTCCTGACCATGAACAACATAGCTGCCTTACCCTATTGGAAATTACGGAAAGATGTAATTTAAAGTGTCCAATATGTTATGCAGAATCCTCCCCGCAAAAAGGGACTTTTCGTTCGTTAGAACAAATTGAGTTTATGCTGAATGCGATTGTTGAAAATGAAAAAGAACCCGATATTATTCAAATTAGTGGAGGAGAACCAACGATTCATCCACAGTTTTTTGAAATTTTAGATCTTGTAAAATCTAAACCAGTTAAACATATTATGGTCAATACGAATGGATTGAAGATCGCAAACGATAAAGAGTTTGTTAAGCGTCTGGCAACGTATTTACCAGGCTTTGAAATTTATCTCCAATTTGATAGTTTTGAAGCGGATGCACTAAAAGAATTAAGGGGAGTCGATCTTACAAAGATAAGACAAAAAGCGATCGAGCGCTTAAATGAATATAATATTTCAACCACATTAGTCGTCACATTAAAAAAAGGTCTAAACGATCATGAGGTAGGAAAGATTATCCAATATGGGTTAGAGCAAAAATGTGTGCGAGGAGTGACTTTTCAACCAATTCAAAGTGCTGGACGATTAGAGGATTTCAATCCAGAAGCGGATCGCTTAACATTAAGTGAAGTAAGACAAATGATTATTGATCAATCGAGTGTTTTCGGTGAAAAGGATATAGTTCCTGTCCCGTGTCATCCTGACTCTTTAGCAATGGGATATGCTTTTAAGAAGAACGGACTGGTTACCCCACTAACCGGGATGATTGACCATAATATTTTATTAGAAGGAGAAAGGAATACAATTGTTTTCGAACAAGATGAAAATATTCGCAATATGATCTTTAATTTATTTTCATTGAATCATTCACCAAGTTCATCAGCGTTATCCTTTAAAGATTTACTTTGCTGTCTTCCAAAAGTCGATATACCTGGCGATATTGGCTACGATAATGTTTTTCGTGTCATTATTATGCAATTCCAAGATGCTTATAATTTCGATGTTCGTTCAGTCAAAAAATCATGTGTACACATCGCCCATCCAGATGGAAGGATTATTCCTTTTGATACTTATAATTTATTTTATCGGGATGAAAAAGAACAGGAATTAAAAAAAATACAAGAGGAAATCATGTCTACACGTTAA
- a CDS encoding YdcF family protein, whose amino-acid sequence MKIKIIIAAISVLLLIAVAWASYTFIQIKKTAKEEPPNDIPYIIILGAKVNGEKMSKALSERAKVGLEYLRENKKSKVIVTGGQGPDEKITEAEALRRYMMDNGISKDRILMEDTSVSTYENIKFAKKLYSIDEAVIVSSDFHLYRAIQLATAQGIKAYPLAADTPKVVKMKLYARELLAILKWKIIGD is encoded by the coding sequence ATGAAAATAAAAATAATCATTGCTGCCATTTCCGTTCTTCTCTTAATTGCGGTTGCTTGGGCAAGTTATACTTTTATTCAAATAAAGAAAACAGCAAAAGAAGAGCCACCCAATGATATTCCATATATAATTATTCTTGGTGCAAAGGTAAATGGAGAAAAAATGTCCAAAGCGTTGTCCGAACGGGCAAAAGTGGGACTAGAATATTTAAGGGAAAACAAAAAATCAAAGGTAATAGTTACCGGTGGCCAAGGTCCAGATGAGAAAATTACAGAGGCAGAAGCGCTTCGTCGCTACATGATGGACAATGGAATATCTAAGGATCGTATTTTAATGGAAGATACATCCGTTAGCACATATGAGAATATTAAATTCGCTAAAAAACTTTATTCAATTGATGAAGCCGTCATAGTTAGTAGTGATTTTCATTTGTACCGTGCAATCCAGTTGGCGACTGCACAAGGGATAAAGGCATACCCACTTGCTGCAGATACGCCGAAGGTTGTAAAAATGAAATTATATGCAAGGGAATTATTGGCCATACTAAAGTGGAAAATTATCGGTGATTAA
- a CDS encoding ABC-F family ATP-binding cassette domain-containing protein: MSILNVEKVTHYYSDQLVFKEIDFRLLTNERVGLVGPNGAGKTTLLKILSGTLLPDHGKIEKLPNIRIGYLEQHINLIEGLSIHDYLRSAFKNLFELENEMLQLTFEMASSHSEQLKSQLNRYSHIQEQLEFYDFYSIDKKIEEISFGLGIHLLGMNTDVSNLSGGQRTKLLLAKLLLSEPDILLLDEPTNYLDYAHIQWLKDYLLNYKNSFILISHDTDFLNEIVNVIYHLEHKQLTRYVGNYQQFLDAYEQRKHQLHDAYEKQQEEIRKLETYIQKNKARASTTKQAKSREKRLMKMERMDKPLELPTPRYKFTLSERPTSVIVETKKLMVGYTKPLLSPLTVKIKRGEKVAIKGHNGIGKSTMLKTIIGELAPIDGNISFGQNVKPAYFSQEWNTSSNMTPLEFIWSMNEEMTQKEIRLALARAGIRNDHMFQSLHSLSGGEQTKVRLAQLMLEKSNWLILDEPTNHLDVQAKSALSEALRKYEGTVLIVSHEPQFYSEWCTQIWDLDEYRN, translated from the coding sequence ATGAGTATTTTAAACGTAGAAAAAGTAACCCATTATTATAGTGATCAATTAGTGTTTAAAGAAATTGATTTTCGTTTATTAACGAATGAAAGGGTCGGCTTAGTCGGACCAAACGGAGCGGGAAAAACAACATTGTTGAAGATTTTATCAGGCACACTACTGCCTGATCATGGGAAAATTGAGAAACTGCCTAATATTCGGATAGGTTATTTAGAGCAGCATATCAATTTAATAGAAGGTTTAAGTATACATGATTATTTACGAAGTGCATTTAAGAATTTATTTGAGTTAGAAAATGAAATGCTTCAACTAACCTTTGAAATGGCTTCAAGTCATTCCGAACAATTAAAATCTCAATTGAATAGATATTCACACATACAGGAGCAGTTGGAGTTTTATGATTTTTATTCAATTGATAAAAAAATAGAAGAAATTTCATTCGGTCTTGGTATTCATCTATTAGGTATGAACACGGATGTATCAAACCTAAGCGGTGGTCAGAGGACAAAATTATTGCTTGCCAAGCTTTTATTGAGTGAACCAGATATTTTATTATTGGATGAACCAACGAACTATTTGGATTATGCGCATATTCAGTGGTTAAAGGATTATTTATTAAATTACAAGAATTCTTTCATTTTGATATCCCATGATACTGATTTTCTAAATGAGATCGTAAACGTGATTTATCATTTGGAACATAAACAGTTAACAAGATATGTAGGTAACTATCAGCAGTTTTTAGATGCTTATGAACAACGGAAACATCAATTGCATGATGCTTATGAAAAACAACAAGAGGAGATTCGAAAGCTTGAAACATATATCCAAAAGAACAAGGCACGTGCATCTACAACTAAACAAGCTAAATCACGCGAAAAAAGATTAATGAAAATGGAGCGAATGGATAAACCGCTAGAACTACCAACGCCTAGATATAAATTTACATTATCTGAACGACCAACTAGTGTCATTGTTGAAACTAAAAAATTGATGGTTGGTTATACAAAACCTTTGCTTTCCCCTTTAACGGTCAAAATAAAAAGGGGAGAAAAAGTAGCAATAAAGGGGCATAATGGAATTGGCAAGTCTACAATGTTAAAGACAATAATCGGTGAACTTGCACCGATAGATGGGAACATCAGCTTCGGACAGAATGTTAAACCTGCTTACTTTTCACAGGAATGGAATACTTCTTCTAATATGACGCCACTAGAGTTTATTTGGTCAATGAATGAAGAGATGACACAAAAAGAAATTCGTCTAGCGCTTGCTCGTGCAGGCATAAGAAACGACCATATGTTTCAATCATTGCATTCTTTAAGTGGTGGGGAGCAAACAAAGGTAAGATTGGCTCAATTAATGCTGGAAAAAAGTAATTGGCTAATTCTTGACGAACCGACTAATCATTTAGATGTTCAAGCAAAGTCTGCACTATCCGAAGCATTAAGAAAATATGAAGGAACCGTTTTAATTGTTTCACATGAACCGCAATTTTATTCAGAATGGTGTACCCAGATTTGGGATTTGGATGAATACAGGAACTAA